The window TACTGTTTTTTTCTTTATAATGCAAATCAACGAAGGGAGAGGATAGCATGTCCAAACGAAAAGGCACGATTCTTTTTACTGCTGTATGCCTCATAGCAGGAAGTTTGTCGATGGTGAGCCCAGCTTCAGCTCATGCAGATACCCCTTATTTTGGAAAGAGTTATGAACAGCCGGCCTCAGTGAAGAAGCTATACCCTGAACCTGACGAGACGTTCGACACCCCTGCCTTTCAGAAAAAAGGAGAAGCCTTTACAACACAAGAAGAGCTTCAAGAATTCTTACGTGATATTGTCAGCAAAAGTCCTTACGCTACGCAGAAACAGATTGGAACATCCATTGAAGGACGGTCCATTTCAGCTCTCTACTTTACAAAGGATCGTCATATCTCTCCACTTTCAAAAAAGCCAACGATCTGGCTTCAAGCACAAATACACGGAAATGAACCAGCCTCCGGTGAATCTGCTCTCGTCATCGCAAAACGATTAGCAGGTGAACAAGGAGAGCGTATACTCAATCATGTGAATATGATCATTGTCCCGAGAATCAATCCTGATGGTTCTTATGCGTTTGACCGCAGGCTTGCAAACGGAACGGATGGAAACCGTGATCATATGACATTAGAATCTCCAGAGCTCACAGCCCTGCATCAAGAATTTAATCGGTATGCACCAGAAGTAGTCATTGATGCCCATGAATACGATGTAGGACAAAAGCAGTTTGATGATATCGGCTCAGCGGGTGCCCTCAAATATCACGATTTACTGATATTATCAGGCAAGAACTTGAATATTCCAGAAAGCATCCGGCTCACGTCAAATGAATTATACGTGAGCGGCGTCCGTGAAACGCTGACAAATCAAGGATTTTCGAATGATTTATATTATACAAGCACAAGAGGAAAGGATGGAAAGATCGATCTCTATGAAGGCGGAACGGATGCACGAATTGGCCGAAATGCCTTGGCGCTCTCGCCAGCGCTGTCCTTTCTTGTAGAAAGCAGAGGGATTGGAATTGGAAGAGAGGACTTTACCCGCCGCGTCGCAGCACAAGTCACCACACATGAAAAAATCATTGAAACAACGGTGAAGCATGCTAAGCAGGTGAAGCAGCAAATGGTGACGGAGCGACTGAAGCTGGTGAAAAAAGGACTTCAATCAAATGATGACGATCAAGTGGTTATTCAAGATGATTTCAAAGCGCCTGTGGATGATTCGCTTGAAATGGTGGATATTGAAAAAGGACAGACCATCAATGTCCCTGTACGCTTTCACAGTGCGAGCGATGCTGTTCCTGTCATGTCGAGAGAACGACCGACAGCTTATCTCGTTTTACCTGGGCATGAAGGGGTAGAACGGAAGCTGAAAACTTTAGGGTTAAAAAGTGTCACATTGCCTGTCGGCGTGAAAGTACCAGTACAAGCCTATCAAGTAACAAAACGAGACGAAAAGAGCAAAACAGATATTCAGCTTGAAACAAAACTCACCCAAAAGAAACGTCAGCTGCCAAAAGGGACAAAGGTATATATCACGGCGCAGCCGCAAACGAATTTATTGTCACTTGCCCTTGAGCCAGAATCAAAAGACAGCTATATGTCATCTGGGTTTATTGCTTCAAAAGTAGGCGATGAACTCCCAGTGTACCGGTTCTTGCTATCTAAAAAGACGTTAGGCATTAAATAAAAAAGGGCTAAAATTATTTTAGCCCTCAACGTGTAGACAAACCCTCGCATTCGGTGTCAGTCCTGTGCGCCGATGCTCACGAATGTTAAATTCGCTCCGCTTCGGTGCTCGTCCTTCCTAGACTGCAAAGGTTTTCTATCACGCTGAAAAGAAGACAAAGGGCTAAAATAAACATCATTTTTAGCCCTTTGTCTACAATCTAGAAGCGGCACAGTGCGTGCCGCTTTTTTATTTTCGTCCAGCTCTTATTTCATCAGTCAAGCCTTCATATGGTGCTTCAGCGATAATGGTTTCGTCATTTACACCTGCATGATGGATATACGTAATGTCCGCAAATTCTGGAACAACATATTTTGGATAGGTGTCGTATTTTTCACGAGATTCTTTCATGAGATCGATATAGTCATTTTGATAGCAAACTGTGATATCTGGACGTTCATGCACCCATTTTGGGAAGAAGATGACGCCATGCATGCGTTTTTCTTCAGGCATAAAGTTCAGAGAGACGTCTGTCCCAGTTGGTTCTGTCCAAGAAACTTTGTAAACGCCTTTTGTCAGCTTCACAATATTCACTTCTTGATCACGGACCCAGCGGCCTCCAACCATTCCGCTATGAATGCGGTAATCAATGGTGTGATCGTTTTTAATGTAAATCTCATATTCCCAGCCATTTTCATACGTATAAATCATATGAAGTCCAACGAATTGATCCATGTTTATTCCTTCTTTCATTAGAATGATGTTATTTCAAACATGTCATGATTTACATGTTTATTTTAAAGTCTATGGTATACTATTGTCAAAGAATAAGCGTTGGAGGCACATTATGAGAGTTTTAAAATATGTCATTCTTGGTTTACTAGATCAGTGTGAGCTGACGGGATATGATATAACCAAACATTTTAAGGATTCCCTTGGACAGTTTTGGAGCGCGAAGCACAGCCAAATTTACCCTGAGCTGAAGCGTCTTACAGAAGAAGGGTTTATTGAATTTGATATTCGTATACAAGGAAAGAAGCTGGAGAAGAAGGTTTATCAAATCACAGAGGCAGGGAAAGCAGAATTGCATCAGTGGTTAAGGACAAAAGACCCGATACCAGAAACAACAAAGGATGAATTCATGCTCAAAACATTTTTCATCTCTTCCATGGACAACAAAGAAGCGGCTGACTTGTTTACACATCAACTGCTAGAGCGCACCAAAAAAATAGACATGCTAGAACAGAAGCTGCACGCTTTAACGGAGGAAGACCCTGCCGCTGAATCGCTTCATTCAGCGCAATTTGGGCATTACTTAGTGCTGACAAGGGCAATTGAAAGAGAAAAAGGCTATGTCCGCTGGCTCGAGCAGACCCTTAAACGGATTGATTCATCCGCGCTCTAAGGACAATGGTCGGATGATATGATAAAAAATGGTTTGAAACGAGTGAATTTATTAATAGAAACCGCTACAATGGATATATTCGTATTAAAGTGAGGCGAGTATGTTTGAGTAATCAAGAAGCGTTGTGGAATGAAGCAGAAGCTTTTATTTCTTTATGCTATGAAGAATTAAGCAAGTCAAATGAAGAGAAAGCAGCACGTCTGCATGAAATAAAACAAGAAATTGACTCTAAAGGGATGTATACTCACACACAAGAGGAATTGGCGCACGGGGCGAAAATGGCGTGGCGCAACAGCAACCGCTGCATTGGCCGTTTGTTTTGGTCAACCCTGCAAGTTCACGACTGCCGGCATGTGAAGACAGAAGAAGAGGTGAAAGAGGCACTCTTTCATCATATTGAGTATGCGACAAATGGTGGGAAAATCAAACCATCCATTACGATCTTTCCTCCAGAAAATCATTCGCAAAAGGAAGTCGTCATTTATAATCATCAGCTCGTTCGTTATGCAGGCTATGAGACGGAGTATGGCATCATTGGCGACGAGGCATCTCTTGAATTGACAAAGTTGTGTGAAGCCCATGGCTGGAAAGGGGAGGGCACGCATTTTGATATTCTGCCTCTCATGTTTCAGCTAAAGGATCAGCCGCCAGTTCTGTATGAGCTTCCGAAAGAAATCGTCCAAGAAGTCGAGATTACCCATCCTGAATATGAAGGATTTCGTGATTTAGGATTGAAATGGTACGCCGTTCCGATTATTGCTGATATGAAATTAGAGATTGGAGGTATTCATTACAATGCGGCACCGTTTAACGGATGGTATATGGGTACAGAAATTGGCGCACGTAACCTAGCCGATGAAAATCGCTACAATATGTTGAAAAAAGTTGCTTCTATTTTAGGGCTGGACACGACAAAGAATGCATCGCTTTGGAAGGACAAAGCCATTGTTGAGTTGAATGTGGCGGTTCTCCATTCTTACCGAGAAGCAGGGGTGACCATTGTTGATCACCATACAGCAGCACATCAATTCAAACAGTTTGAAAAGCAGGAAGAAAAGGCTGACCGCAAGCTGACTGGGGACTGGACATGGCTGATTCCGCCAGTATCACCAGCTGCTACCCACATCTTCCACAAGCATTACGACAATACCATTGTGAAGCCGAATTATTTTTATCAGGAAAAGCCCTACCATGGGACAGAAAAAGCCTAGCGAGAGCTAGGTTTTTTGATTACCTTATTCGAAAATCCTTATAATGAGCTAACTCAGTGAGCGGCTCCATCTGCATATCTGTGACCTTTGAAAAAGGGCTTCCTTTTCGAACGGTCTTTAAGAAATCAAGCACCTTTTGCTGCTCACCCTCTACCTTTAACTCGACATGACCTTCATCTGTGTTGCGTACCCAGCCTTTCATCCCGCGATTGACGGCTTCGCCTTGTACAAAATAGCGAAAACCGACTCCCTGCACCCGTCCTGTGACAATGGCATGATAATGAATCAATGTCATCTCTCCTTTTTTCTCATCGTACCATAGCATGTATCTGACCTTCACGCATCGACTATGATTTAATTGTCTAACGATGTAAAATAATAGGCATGAGACAACCAAAGGAGATGGTCATCGTGGGACAGAAGAGATACGATATAGTAGGAATCCAAGTAGGACAACCCATCACGACCTATGCGAACGGAAAAGAAATCAAAACAGCCATCAACAAAAAGCGTATTCATGAGCCTGTATATTTGAGTAAGGTCAATTTTGAGGGAGATAGCCAAGGTGATTTGGTTCATCATGGAGGATATGATAAAGCCGTCTGCGTCTTTCCATATGATCATTATGCTTACTTCGAGCAATTTTTAGGGGTTACATTACAGGAAGCTGCGTTTGGCGAAAATCTGACAGTGCGCAAGCTAGTCGAGACGAAGGTGCGTATTGGCGATGTCTTTCAACTTGGAGAAGCACTTGTTGAAGTGAGCCAGCCAAGACAGCCGTGTGTGAAACTATCTTTTAAGCACGCTAACATGAAGCTTGTCAAGGAAGTACAGCAAACGGGGTATACCGGTTTTTATTTACGGGTGCTGAAAGAAGGCATAGTGCCGCCTGATGGTTCTCTTGTATTAGTAGAAAAAGCGCCCCATCATATTACAGTCCATGAAGTGAACGAGGTCAAATATCGTCAAACAAGTCCAGAGAGGCTGAAAGCCGTTCTTGCAGTAGATGCCTTAGCAGATGTGGTGAGGAAGTCTTTAGAAAAACGAATTCAGCACATTTAAAAAAAGCCGTACATCTTATGCTGATGTACGGCTTTAAGCGTTTATGAGCTAGGTTTCTTTTGCTCAAGAAGATTTGCAAGGAAATATGTTTTTAAGCTTTGAAGCTTTCTTCCTTCATGCTTGGTCACACCAAGCTTCTTTAATTCTTCGACATACCAGCCTTTGCTACCATAATGCATGATAGAAAACTCCTTTCAATTGAAACTGCCTGCATTGTAACATCTCAAAAAAGGACGTGAAAAGTGTGCAGGGGTTAAAAAATGAAAACTGATTCTATCTGCCTATGATCCATGTATATGCTGGAAATAATCATTTATGAATTTGGCGGGTTGAGGGTAACGATGATCATGCCGACCGTCATAATCATGATGACAATACCAAGATAAGTCATCATGGATTGTTTTTTCTTAATACCTACAACCGTTAAGATGATACTTTCTATCAAAAAGATAACTCCTATGATGATGAACCACATATCAAATAAGACCCCTTTCGCATATCTTTGCCTATTTTACCACAGGCATTTTTGTTTAGTCGTGACAGATTCGTGAAAGGGAAACGAAAAAAACCCCTCCAGTGAAGAAGGGGACCTGCTGGCTTACAGCTTCGTTAAAATAATGGGTTCGTCTTTTGTGATCACAATGGTATGTTCAATCTGTGCCACTAGGCTTTTATCTGGTGTTTTAAATGTCCAGCCGTCATCAGTCTGATAAATCGATTCAGCATTTGTTGAAATAAAAGGTTCGAAGGCGATCACTGTGCCATTCTTAAACAAAGCATTATCGAATGGATCATAATAGTTCAAAATATGGTTGGGTGCTTCATGCAGATTTTTCCCAATGCCGTGTCCTGTTAGGTTTTTAATGACGGTAAATCCTTGTTCTTTGGCTGTATTGTAGACCGCACGGCCAATTTGGTTTTGTCTTTTACCGGCTTTTGCATGCTTTAATCCTTCGAGGAATGCATCCTCTGCACACTGGCATAATGCTTCAAGACGAGCATCACCTGTACCTAATACGAATGAAATGCCGGTATCGGAATAATAGCCGTCCAGCTCTGCTGAGATATCAATATTGATGAGGTCGCCCTCTTGTAAAATGGTTTTTTCACTTGGAATACCGTGTGCAACTTCATCGTTCACGCTGATACAAGTCGTCCCAGGGAAGTCATATTCCTTTTCAGGCGCCGAATTGGCTCCATGCTCTTCTAATATTTTTTTTCCAATCAAATCTAATTCTTTTGTAGACATGCCTGGTTTCGCTTGGC is drawn from Bacillus pumilus and contains these coding sequences:
- a CDS encoding M14 family metallocarboxypeptidase → MSKRKGTILFTAVCLIAGSLSMVSPASAHADTPYFGKSYEQPASVKKLYPEPDETFDTPAFQKKGEAFTTQEELQEFLRDIVSKSPYATQKQIGTSIEGRSISALYFTKDRHISPLSKKPTIWLQAQIHGNEPASGESALVIAKRLAGEQGERILNHVNMIIVPRINPDGSYAFDRRLANGTDGNRDHMTLESPELTALHQEFNRYAPEVVIDAHEYDVGQKQFDDIGSAGALKYHDLLILSGKNLNIPESIRLTSNELYVSGVRETLTNQGFSNDLYYTSTRGKDGKIDLYEGGTDARIGRNALALSPALSFLVESRGIGIGREDFTRRVAAQVTTHEKIIETTVKHAKQVKQQMVTERLKLVKKGLQSNDDDQVVIQDDFKAPVDDSLEMVDIEKGQTINVPVRFHSASDAVPVMSRERPTAYLVLPGHEGVERKLKTLGLKSVTLPVGVKVPVQAYQVTKRDEKSKTDIQLETKLTQKKRQLPKGTKVYITAQPQTNLLSLALEPESKDSYMSSGFIASKVGDELPVYRFLLSKKTLGIK
- a CDS encoding phenolic acid decarboxylase, translating into MDQFVGLHMIYTYENGWEYEIYIKNDHTIDYRIHSGMVGGRWVRDQEVNIVKLTKGVYKVSWTEPTGTDVSLNFMPEEKRMHGVIFFPKWVHERPDITVCYQNDYIDLMKESREKYDTYPKYVVPEFADITYIHHAGVNDETIIAEAPYEGLTDEIRAGRK
- a CDS encoding PadR family transcriptional regulator, with the translated sequence MRVLKYVILGLLDQCELTGYDITKHFKDSLGQFWSAKHSQIYPELKRLTEEGFIEFDIRIQGKKLEKKVYQITEAGKAELHQWLRTKDPIPETTKDEFMLKTFFISSMDNKEAADLFTHQLLERTKKIDMLEQKLHALTEEDPAAESLHSAQFGHYLVLTRAIEREKGYVRWLEQTLKRIDSSAL
- a CDS encoding nitric oxide synthase oxygenase — encoded protein: MSNQEALWNEAEAFISLCYEELSKSNEEKAARLHEIKQEIDSKGMYTHTQEELAHGAKMAWRNSNRCIGRLFWSTLQVHDCRHVKTEEEVKEALFHHIEYATNGGKIKPSITIFPPENHSQKEVVIYNHQLVRYAGYETEYGIIGDEASLELTKLCEAHGWKGEGTHFDILPLMFQLKDQPPVLYELPKEIVQEVEITHPEYEGFRDLGLKWYAVPIIADMKLEIGGIHYNAAPFNGWYMGTEIGARNLADENRYNMLKKVASILGLDTTKNASLWKDKAIVELNVAVLHSYREAGVTIVDHHTAAHQFKQFEKQEEKADRKLTGDWTWLIPPVSPAATHIFHKHYDNTIVKPNYFYQEKPYHGTEKA
- a CDS encoding acylphosphatase: MIHYHAIVTGRVQGVGFRYFVQGEAVNRGMKGWVRNTDEGHVELKVEGEQQKVLDFLKTVRKGSPFSKVTDMQMEPLTELAHYKDFRIR
- a CDS encoding MOSC domain-containing protein; this encodes MGQKRYDIVGIQVGQPITTYANGKEIKTAINKKRIHEPVYLSKVNFEGDSQGDLVHHGGYDKAVCVFPYDHYAYFEQFLGVTLQEAAFGENLTVRKLVETKVRIGDVFQLGEALVEVSQPRQPCVKLSFKHANMKLVKEVQQTGYTGFYLRVLKEGIVPPDGSLVLVEKAPHHITVHEVNEVKYRQTSPERLKAVLAVDALADVVRKSLEKRIQHI
- a CDS encoding YflJ family protein, which encodes MHYGSKGWYVEELKKLGVTKHEGRKLQSLKTYFLANLLEQKKPSS
- the map gene encoding type I methionyl aminopeptidase, with amino-acid sequence MIVKHDHELEALKKVGRIVALAREEMKSQAKPGMSTKELDLIGKKILEEHGANSAPEKEYDFPGTTCISVNDEVAHGIPSEKTILQEGDLINIDISAELDGYYSDTGISFVLGTGDARLEALCQCAEDAFLEGLKHAKAGKRQNQIGRAVYNTAKEQGFTVIKNLTGHGIGKNLHEAPNHILNYYDPFDNALFKNGTVIAFEPFISTNAESIYQTDDGWTFKTPDKSLVAQIEHTIVITKDEPIILTKL